AGCAGGGAACGTGGAGGCAGTGTGCTCATTTCCAGTTTCTCGGCAATGGGCCTACGAATTAGACTCCTGGTAAGCTCCTGGGCCAGCGTCCGGTCAAGAAGATCATACCAGTCACGCCTGATCGTCTTCAGGACTGAGAGAGGTAGGAATATCTGCTCAAGTGAGAGCTGTGTTTTATTCACGAGGTTGATGGAGCCAAGGGTGAGGAAAGAGGTATCACTTTGGCTGAAGATGGAAACAATATTGGCCTCAGTCTCTTGGGGTTTGCGAGCCTCGCTCGTGGGTATTTCGTATGTCGCTTCACCAAATTGGCATTTGATCGACAATAACCCCTCTTTCAGGGTAAATGTCATGTCTAGTGGATGCTTGCTGAGAGGAAGTGCCTCACTGAGCAGGGCAGGATTCTGGTCATGTCTGCTGATCAGGTAAAAGAATTCACCGGTGTGTGGACGGGGAGCATTGGCTGGTAGTGGTATTGCCACCGACTCGCCTTCATAGGCTTCAGTAATACTCCTGCCTCTTTGGTCTATCAGGGAGTTGATACCAAATTTGATGGTATCGATCGGTTGCCTCTGGCTTCTGATGAAGTACATCAATCCATCTCGGAGTGCTACATCGGTGAGCAGGGTAACCATGACTGAATCACTCTTAACCAGTGTGATCCTTGCAGCCTTGATACCACGATGACCTGGGTAGCTTGTACTTCCAAGGGTAGGGGCTCTCCTGATGGTGAAGTCTTGTTTCTCTCGTCCATAGGAGGCCAACCAACCAGAGGTTTGTCGACGGGAGAAGACCACTGAGAGAGCCTCTTCCAGCTCTTCTGCGCTATCATCCCCATCAAGAACCGCCCGGTAGTAGCGTGCTGCCAAACCGGTATAGGCAGGGCTTTTCATCCTCCCTTCCACCTTCAGGCTTTCAATACCCAACTCTTCCAGTTCATTTGCAACAGGGCCGGCTTTCATGTCGCTCATGGAGAAGAACCAACCATCCTTGACCCCTTTTGGGATTGGGGAAAGGGCACTCGCCACGGCACTGTCCTGTTCAACAGTGAAGTAGTTCCTGCATATCTGGGCACAGCTGCCCCTGTTTGCACTTCTGCCACATAGTTGTTCACTGGCCGTGCAGAGTCCTGAGAAGCTGTAGCAGAGGGCGCCATGGATGAACACCTTCAGTTCCACATCCTTACACGCTTCACGAATTCGCTTGACCTCCTGGAACGTCAGTTCCCTTGCAAGCACCACTCGTTCGAATCCAAGGCGAACCAGTTCTTGCACTCCGGCGATGGTATGTACAGCCAGCTGGGTACTTGCGTGAAGAGAGAGGCTAGGGGCATAGGTTTTCACAAGGTTGATCAATCCTAGGTCCTGGACGATGATGCCGTCACAGCCGATGAAGTCGATATGCTTGAGTGTCTTGTATGCCTCATCCAACTCTGATTCTTCGATGAGGGTATTTACGGTAACATAGATTTTTTTCCCTTCAGTAAGCGCAACTTGGCGAAGCTTTGCCAAGTCCTCGAAGGTAAAATTGGTGGCGTTTGCACGAGCGGAAAAACTTTTCAGCCCGAGATATACAGCATCTGCCCCTTCTTTGAAGGCAGTCAGTGCTGATTGCAGGGATCCTGCGGGAAGTGCGAGTTCTGTCATGTTCCTAAGGGTAGTGGTGTGCCCCTTCTCTGTCAATCTGAAGCCATTCGACGCCGGTGGAGCTCTTCGACAATCTGGTGATGCTTCTCCTCACTCAGCGGGTAGAAGAGGATTGGGATAATACCGAATATGCTGGCAAGAAATGGGAGTAGGGTGGTAAGGCTATGGATTCCCCAAAGGGTTGAACTGCTCTGCGCCATATTGGGAATATATCCAACCAAGGAGAGGGTGGAGGCAATGATGATCGAAGTGACAGCTGCTGTAAGCTTTGCTAGGAATGTCTGACTGCTGAAGATTGTGCCTTCATTGCGTTTCCCACTTTTCAGCTCACCATATTCGATGGTGTCAGCAATCATGGCAGTCTGGATTACCTGTGGGCTTGCCATCCCGATTGAACTGATACAGTTGAAGAACAACAGTACCAAGAAGTTGTTCCAGCCGGTAAGGAAGAATCCCAGGCTTCCTGCAGCAAAGATGGCATAGTAGATAATACACGCACGCTTTTTTCCAACTTTATTGGTCAGGTAGGGAACGGTTGCAATCCCTATCAGGATGAAGGGGATGTTAATTCCAGCAAGCAGGGTATAGAGCAATTCATTCTGGAGGTTGTATTTTGCGTAGTAGATTAACATAGAGAGCTTTCCTGTCTGCGCGATACCGGTGAACAGTCCACTCAGAATAACAAGCAACAGTGGCTTGTTGTCCAGAAAAACCTTGGGGATTTCGGAAAATCTGGGTTTTTCCTGCCCGTCGGCATAAACCCGCTCCTTCACAAACAGGAAGGCGATGAGAAAGCATATGACGGTCAGCAGCGCATATGTCAGGCTTGTCATCTGATAGCCCCGCTCCGGTTCCCCTTCCACTGAGAAGAGAAGGATCAATGGCTGTGTTGCCAAGGTTGCCAAGGCAATGGCAACGGTCGCCATGAAACGTGGGTAGACAACTATGCTGCTTCTTTCCTTGGTATCCTCGCTTATGGTGCTGCTCATTGCCCAAAAGGGAACATCACTGGCCGTGTAAATCATGCCGAAGCTGATATATGTGAATGCTGCCCATACGACTTTTCCTCCTGGGGAGAGGTCAGGGGTGCTGAAGGCTGCCACCGCAAAGGGTACGAAGAGGATCGGGGTGAATAAGAGGTAGGGGCGGAATTTCCCCCAGCGGGAGCGTGTACGGTCAGCGATCATCCCCATCAGAGGATCGTTTACTGCGTCCCACATCCGGGCAAGAAGAAGGATCATCCCTGCTGCAGCAGGTAGGAGGCCAAATATGTCTGTATAAAAGAACAGCAGAAAGTTTGCCATAAGATTGTAGAGCATGTTCTGGCCAAAGCAGCCGAACCCATAGGCAAACTTTTCCTTCTTTGGCACCCCTTTTGTTTCCATAGCAGAAAGTCTATCACAGAAATTGCAGGTTGCAAGCTTCCCTTGTACTGTTGTCATAGGTAATAGTATACTTGTTGGTAGGAGAGGAGGTCGCCCATGAGTGATACACACGATGACAAACACCCGGTATTTGAAGTTCAGAGGGGAACCATCATCTATGAACAGGGTTCGTCCTGTTCCACCATGTTTCTTCTGAAAAGTGGTACTGTCGGGTTGTACCTAAACTACCATACACCCCAGCAATTTCAGCTCTTCGAGATATCCAAGCCCAATTCCAGCTTGGGAGAAATGGGATTGTTTGAGCAGGAGCCACGCAATGCCACAGCTGTAGCCCTCAGTGATTGCCAGCTGGTCGAGATTTCGCAGGAGAGTTTTCCTGCTTTTATTGCATCACACCCTGAAGCAACAAAGCAGATCATTCTTGATCTGAGTCAGCGATTCAAGATGGCAATCCAGGAGGTGAGAAATAGCCAGCAGATCATATTGGAAAGTCTGGAAGCATTGAAAGAGGCACAGGCGAACAAGAAGGACAGCTTGAAGGAACGGATCCGGAAGATCTCCGATTACCTGCTTGATATTCCAGAGGACGTTCCTCCTGAGCTCTACCTAAGCTTCAATTCACGCTTTCACGGTACTATGTTCTAAAAAAATGGGAAAATATTACAAAAAACATAGCCCATTATATTGCTAAAGATTGGAAAATCAGTAATATAGGGTGAACACATTTCCTCTGATTGTAGTGAATTGTGCATCCCTATTATGAAGGAGTAGTCCATGAACGTCGCAGATCTTACGCATTCTGGGCTCAAGCAGTGGATTCTGGATTTTGCAGAACTCACGACCCCTGAAGAAATCGTCATTGCCGATGGTAGTGCCGCCCAGTACGACGAATTGGTTGCACAGCAGATTGCTGGTGGCTATTGCGTACCCCTGAATCCTGAGAAGAAGCCTGGTAGTATTGCTTACAACTCAGACCCTTCTGATGTTGCTCGCGTTGAGAACAGAACCTACATCGCAGCACAGAATAAGGAAGCAGCAGGGCCGACCAACAACTGGATTGACCCAGTTGCCTTGAAAGAGACCATGACCGGTCTTTACCGCGGTTGCATGAAGGGACGCACCCTCTATGTTATTCCTTTCTCAATGGGTCCTGTTGGCTCCCCGATTGCTAAGATTGGTGTTGAGCTTACTGACAGTGCCTATGTTGTCATCAATATGATGATCATGACC
This sequence is a window from uncultured Sphaerochaeta sp.. Protein-coding genes within it:
- a CDS encoding cyclic nucleotide-binding domain-containing protein is translated as MSDTHDDKHPVFEVQRGTIIYEQGSSCSTMFLLKSGTVGLYLNYHTPQQFQLFEISKPNSSLGEMGLFEQEPRNATAVALSDCQLVEISQESFPAFIASHPEATKQIILDLSQRFKMAIQEVRNSQQIILESLEALKEAQANKKDSLKERIRKISDYLLDIPEDVPPELYLSFNSRFHGTMF
- a CDS encoding U32 family peptidase; translation: MTELALPAGSLQSALTAFKEGADAVYLGLKSFSARANATNFTFEDLAKLRQVALTEGKKIYVTVNTLIEESELDEAYKTLKHIDFIGCDGIIVQDLGLINLVKTYAPSLSLHASTQLAVHTIAGVQELVRLGFERVVLARELTFQEVKRIREACKDVELKVFIHGALCYSFSGLCTASEQLCGRSANRGSCAQICRNYFTVEQDSAVASALSPIPKGVKDGWFFSMSDMKAGPVANELEELGIESLKVEGRMKSPAYTGLAARYYRAVLDGDDSAEELEEALSVVFSRRQTSGWLASYGREKQDFTIRRAPTLGSTSYPGHRGIKAARITLVKSDSVMVTLLTDVALRDGLMYFIRSQRQPIDTIKFGINSLIDQRGRSITEAYEGESVAIPLPANAPRPHTGEFFYLISRHDQNPALLSEALPLSKHPLDMTFTLKEGLLSIKCQFGEATYEIPTSEARKPQETEANIVSIFSQSDTSFLTLGSINLVNKTQLSLEQIFLPLSVLKTIRRDWYDLLDRTLAQELTRSLIRRPIAEKLEMSTLPPRSLLLTEQKIPYLELKTLAHAQQPLASLLFNHEDHYYLPLSPIMFDEDAFFADLDKVVARMKEENLLDSVSFGLNNLGQIAYFRDHQLPCFFDIYLYLANSEAANLALTFGLKMEGGYLWMERKETDTEYWPFIPTVVDDAFSPPLFISRSCFRHDSLRLSCEGCPYRGSWYVKGDNQRYRVIVEDCITTVVNA
- a CDS encoding MFS transporter, which translates into the protein MTTVQGKLATCNFCDRLSAMETKGVPKKEKFAYGFGCFGQNMLYNLMANFLLFFYTDIFGLLPAAAGMILLLARMWDAVNDPLMGMIADRTRSRWGKFRPYLLFTPILFVPFAVAAFSTPDLSPGGKVVWAAFTYISFGMIYTASDVPFWAMSSTISEDTKERSSIVVYPRFMATVAIALATLATQPLILLFSVEGEPERGYQMTSLTYALLTVICFLIAFLFVKERVYADGQEKPRFSEIPKVFLDNKPLLLVILSGLFTGIAQTGKLSMLIYYAKYNLQNELLYTLLAGINIPFILIGIATVPYLTNKVGKKRACIIYYAIFAAGSLGFFLTGWNNFLVLLFFNCISSIGMASPQVIQTAMIADTIEYGELKSGKRNEGTIFSSQTFLAKLTAAVTSIIIASTLSLVGYIPNMAQSSSTLWGIHSLTTLLPFLASIFGIIPILFYPLSEEKHHQIVEELHRRRMASD